One region of Chanodichthys erythropterus isolate Z2021 chromosome 17, ASM2448905v1, whole genome shotgun sequence genomic DNA includes:
- the LOC137004224 gene encoding C3a anaphylatoxin chemotactic receptor-like, which yields MVCTSLGYDNLTTVTVTQEKEGLSSIQIFALCIYLTIFVVGSIGNGLVIFVTGYKMKTTVNSIWFLNLAIADFFFSFAPVMRFVLVFGKPLGYFLSKLLSFMTELNMFASIFFLTAISLDRCLCTWMIVWARNERTLIKAKIICMIVWVLSIGCSIPFVINFCTKYLDFQSLFTYRFIVGFLIPFIIITSSYVAIGVRVKHLKKGSHLKSYRLIISLVLAFFVCWFPYHIHKLCFISLNAVENKQNVNVREVISQTTPFVVCLAFLNSCLNPILYVFMCDEFKKKLKQSLLLVLETALAEDHLDFLNHKDDKNETKNSLTSC from the exons ATGG tGTGCACCAGTTTGGGATATGATAATCTGACCACTGTCACTGTGACACAGGAGAAAGAGGGCTTGTCAAGCATCCAGATCTTCGCTTTATGCATTTACCTCACCATCTTTGTCGTGGGCTCCATTGGAAATGGGCTCGTCATATTTGTGACCGGCTACAAAATGAAGACGACAGTCAACTCCATATGGTTTCTCAACTTGGCAATTGCagacttctttttttcttttgcccCAGTCATGCGCTTTGTCTTGGTCTTTGGCAAGCCACTGGGTTACTTTTTGTCCAAGCTTCTCTCTTTCATGACAGAGCTAAATATGTTtgcaagcattttttttctgactgCTATCAGTCTGGACCGATGCCTGTGCACATGGATGATCGTTTGGGCTCGCAATGAACGAACTCTAATCAAAGCTAAGATCATTTGCATGATTGTGTGGGTTTTATCCATTGGCTGTAGCATTCCTTTTGTAATCAATTTCTGCACCAAGTATCTAGACTTTCAGTCTCTGTTCACATACAGGTTTATAGTGGGCTTTCTCATCCCCTTCATTATCATTACATCTTCATACGTAGCTATTGGAGTGCGGGTCAAACATCTCAAAAAGGGAAGCCATCTCAAATCTTACCGTCTTATTATATCTTTGGTTCTGGCCTTTTTTGTATGTTGGTTCCCTTACCATATTCACAAATTGTGTTTCATTTCATTAAATGCAGTGGAGAATAAGCAGAATGTTAATGTTCGAGAAGTCATCTCTCAAACAACACCTTTTGTAGTGTGCCTGGCTTTTCTAAACAGTTGTCTGAACCCCATTCTCTATGTGTTCATGTGTGATGAGTTTAAGAAGAAGCTGAAACAGTCTCTGCTGCTGGTGCTGGAGACGGCGCTAGCTGAAGATCATCTGGACTTTCTTAATCACAAAGATGACAAAAATGAAACCAAGAATTCCTTGACCAGCTGCTGA
- the LOC137004996 gene encoding chymotrypsin-like protease CTRL-1 yields MMFWIISCFALVASTLGCGVPSIKPVISGYNKIVNGENAVSGSWPWQVSLQQSNGFHFCGGSLINQYWVVTAAHCRVRAGYHYVILGEHNRGSSAESVQVKSIAKAITHPYYNSQNFNNDITLLKLSSPAQLTSRISPVCLAASSTSIPSGTRCVTTGWGKTGTTSSPNILQQTALPLLSQAQCRQYWGQSRITDAMICAGASGVSSCQGDSGGPLVCESSGVWYQVGIVSWGTSDCNVRTPAVYARVSYLRQWIDQTVAYN; encoded by the exons ATGATGTTCTGGATCATTAGCTGTTTTGCTTTGGTGGCCTCCACTTTGG GTTGTGGAGTGCCTTCCATTAAGCCAGTAATTAGCGGCTACAACAAAATTGTGAATGGAGAGAATGCAGTGTCTGGTTCTTGGCCCTGGCAGGTCTCTCTTCAG CAATCCAATGGCTTCCATTTCTGCGGAGGATCCCTGATTAACCAGTACTGGGTCGTCACTGCTGCTCACTGCCGTGTTCG GGCTGGCTATCACTATGTTATCCTTGGAGAGCATAACCGCGGCTCCAGTGCTGAATCTGTTCAAGTCAAGAGCATCGCCAAG GCCATCACCCATCCTTACTACAACAGTCAGAACTTCAACAACGACATCACCCTGCTGAAACTGTCCTCTCCAGCCCAGCTGACATCCCGTATTTCTCCTGTATGTCTGGCTGCCTCCTCCACCAGCATCCCCTCGGGCACCCGTTGCGTCACTACTGGATGGGGCAAAACTGGAACCACCT CAAGTCCTAATATACTGCAGCAGACCGCGCTGCCCCTTCTAAGTCAAGCTCAGTGTAGGCAGTACTGGGGTCAGAGCAGAATCACAGATGCCATGATCTGTGCTGGAGCTTCTGGTGTCTCCTCTTGCCAG GGTGATTCTGGTGGTCCTCTGGTGTGTGAGAGCTCAGGTGTTTGGTATCAGGTGGGCATTGTATCCTGGGGCACCAGCGACTGCAATGTTCGCACCCCAGCCGTCTACGCCCGTGTCTCATACCTCCGCCAATGGATTGACCAGACTGTCGCCTACAACTAG
- the si:dkey-238d18.3 gene encoding chymotrypsin-like protease CTRL-1 has translation MIGIVSFFALVASTLGCGVPQYQPLDRAARRPSGGGIAGIINGHNVIPDAREALPWPWQVSIQTSNGQHFCGGSLINNNWVITAAHCLVKAKVHNVVLGQNDRDSLTEPIQFKGIAKAITHPDYNKQTNFNNDVTLLKLSSPVKMTSRVSPICLPSSSDNTPPGTVCVTTGWGRTENTLNPRILQQANKPIVSQSQCRQVFGQTKITDAMICAGATGSSSCQGDSGGPLVCKSSGVWYQVGIVSWGRTNCNVDAPIVYTRVSYFRKWIDKTVQFN, from the exons ATGATTGGGATCGTCAGCTTTTTTGCTTTGGTGGCCTCCACTCTGG GTTGCGGAGTGCCTCAATATCAGCCTTTAGATAGGGCTGCCAGAAGACCTAGTGGGGGAGGGATAGCAGGTATTATTAATGGACACAATGTAATACCTGATGCAAGGGAAGCACTCCCATGGCCATGGCAGGTCTCTATCCAG ACATCCAATGGTCAGCACTTCTGTGGTGGTTCCCTGATCAACAATAATTGGGTCATCACTGCTGCCCACTGTTTAGTTAA GGCTAAAGTTCACAATGTTGTCCTTGGACAGAATGACCGTGACTCCTTAACTGAACCTATTCAGTTCAAGGGAATTGCCAAG gCCATCACCCATCCTGACTACAACAAACAGACCAACTTCAACAATGATGTTACACTACTGAAATTGTCCAGTCCAGTAAAGATGACGTCCCGTGTCTCTCCTATATGTCTGCCTAGCTCCTCTGACAATACACCCCCAGGGACTGTTTGTGTAACCACTGGCTGGGGCAGAACTGAAAACACCT TGAATCCTCGCATTCTGCAGCAGGCTAACAAGCCAATAGTGAGTCAGTCTCAGTGTAGGCAAGTATTTGGTCAGACAAAAATCACTGATGCCATGATCTGTGCTGGAGCCACTGGATCCTCGTCTTGCCAG GGTGATTCTGGTGGTCCTCTGGTGTGTAAGAGCTCAGGTGTTTGGTATCAGGTGGGCATCGTTTCCTGGGGCAGAACAAACTGCAATGTTGATGCTCCTATAGTCTATACTCGCGTCTCTTACTTTCGAAAATGGATTGACAAAACTGTTCAATTCAACTAG